The following are encoded together in the Macadamia integrifolia cultivar HAES 741 chromosome 10, SCU_Mint_v3, whole genome shotgun sequence genome:
- the LOC122091246 gene encoding ACT domain-containing protein ACR1-like isoform X1, which yields MESVYEPYFDPDFDSLIERIHPPRVCIDNDTRQDCTLVKVDSANKHGILLEMVQVLTDLDLVISKSYISSDGGWFMDVFHVTDQLGHKLTDQSLIHYIQQALGAETRRGKGKGSEVETCLGWIVRPRPVSSTDYTAIEMTALDRPGLLSEIAAVLANLGCHVVSSVAWTHNDRAASIFYVEDVLSGGGPICYPERLSHVEKQLDNVVGAHHHHHQLPELGRSAAVRLSTPVGGRSQMERRLHQLMSAMDLGVYDWCCCCSGDGMTEEESRDIVRGSTSEVSIDIESCNERGYSVVNVRSKDRPKLLFDTVCTLTDMKYVVFHATVSSKASLAVQEYYIRHLDGCTLDTEAEKRIVTQGLVAAIERRASHGLRLDVCTGNRVGLLSDVTRVFREHGLSVASAEIGTRGERAIGSFHVTDVSGNEVDSKTVELVRREIGGTILEVQKIPAWLSRSSSCSSSSSSGSSVEKRPRFSLGGLLWAKLERLSNNLGSIRP from the exons ATGGAGAGCGTTTATGAACCCTACTTCGATCCAGATTTCGATTCCCTTATCGAAAGAATACATCCGCCGAG GGTTTGTATCGATAACGACACACGTCAAGATTGTACCCTTGTGAAG GTTGATAGTGCAAACAAGCACGGGATTCTATTAGAGATGGTTCAAGTGCTTACGGACCTTGACCTCGTCATCTCCAAATCTTATATCTCTTCTGACGGCGGCTGGTTCATGGATG TGTTCCATGTGACAGATCAGCTTGGCCATAAATTAACTGACCAGAGCCTCATTCACTACATTCAACag GCATTAGGTGCGGAAACAAgaagagggaaagggaaagggagcGAGGTGGAAACGTGCCTCGGATGGATTGTGCGGCCGAGACCCGTATCATCCACAGACTACACCGCTATAGAGATGACGGCTTTGGATCGGCCGGGACTCTTGTCAGAGATAGCTGCGGTTCTCGCCAATCTCGGTTGCCACGTGGTCTCCTCGGTGGCTTGGACTCACAACGACCGCGCAGCTTCTATCTTCTACGTGGAGGATGTTTTGAGTGGTGGCGGGCCCATCTGTTACCCGGAACGTCTCTCCCACGTGGAGAAGCAGCTGGATAACGTGGTTGGggcccaccaccaccaccatcagcTGCCGGAGCTTGGAAGGAGTGCGGCGGTTAGGTTGTCAACGCCCGTAGGGGGCCGAAGTCAGATGGAAAGGAGGCTGCACCAATTGATGTCTGCGATGGATCTTGGTGTATACGACTGGTGCTGTTGCTGCTCTGGAGACGGAATGACAGAGGAAGAAAGCCGCGACATCGTTAGAGGTAGTACGTCTGAGGTGTCCATAGATATAGAGAGTTGCAACGAGAGAGGTTACTCGGTGGTGAACGTGCGCAGCAAGGATCGTCCCAAGCTGCTCTTTGATACCGTTTGCACCTTGACCGACATGAAGTACGTCGTCTTCCATGCCACCGTTAGCTCCAAAGCCTCCCTCGCTGTTCAG GAGTACTATATACGTCATCTGGACGGTTGCACTTTGGATACGGAGGCCGAGAAACGTATTGTCACCCAGGGTTTGGTCGCTGCCATTGAACGGAGAGCTTCTCAT GGATTAAGGCTGGACGTGTGCACTGGAAACAGAGTGGGACTACTTTCCGACGTGACGAGGGTATTCAGGGAACATGGACTGTCAGTGGCGAGTGCAGAGATTGGTACACGTGGAGAGAGGGCAATTGGGTCTTTCCACGTCACAGATGTATCAGGAAACGAGGTGGACTCAAAGACGGTTGAATTGGTGAGAAGAGAGATCGGTGGAACCATCCTAGAGGTACAAAAAATCCCTGCCTGGCTCAGTCGTAGCTCTTcttgtagcagcagcagcagtagcgGTAGCTCTGTGGAGAAGAGGCCCAGATTCTCATTAGGCGGCCTCCTTTGGGCTAAGCTGGAACGCCTCTCCAACAACCTTGGCTCAATTAGACCCTGA
- the LOC122091246 gene encoding ACT domain-containing protein ACR1-like isoform X2 encodes MESVYEPYFDPDFDSLIERIHPPRVCIDNDTRQDCTLVKVDSANKHGILLEMVQVLTDLDLVISKSYISSDGGWFMDDQLGHKLTDQSLIHYIQQALGAETRRGKGKGSEVETCLGWIVRPRPVSSTDYTAIEMTALDRPGLLSEIAAVLANLGCHVVSSVAWTHNDRAASIFYVEDVLSGGGPICYPERLSHVEKQLDNVVGAHHHHHQLPELGRSAAVRLSTPVGGRSQMERRLHQLMSAMDLGVYDWCCCCSGDGMTEEESRDIVRGSTSEVSIDIESCNERGYSVVNVRSKDRPKLLFDTVCTLTDMKYVVFHATVSSKASLAVQEYYIRHLDGCTLDTEAEKRIVTQGLVAAIERRASHGLRLDVCTGNRVGLLSDVTRVFREHGLSVASAEIGTRGERAIGSFHVTDVSGNEVDSKTVELVRREIGGTILEVQKIPAWLSRSSSCSSSSSSGSSVEKRPRFSLGGLLWAKLERLSNNLGSIRP; translated from the exons ATGGAGAGCGTTTATGAACCCTACTTCGATCCAGATTTCGATTCCCTTATCGAAAGAATACATCCGCCGAG GGTTTGTATCGATAACGACACACGTCAAGATTGTACCCTTGTGAAG GTTGATAGTGCAAACAAGCACGGGATTCTATTAGAGATGGTTCAAGTGCTTACGGACCTTGACCTCGTCATCTCCAAATCTTATATCTCTTCTGACGGCGGCTGGTTCATGGATG ATCAGCTTGGCCATAAATTAACTGACCAGAGCCTCATTCACTACATTCAACag GCATTAGGTGCGGAAACAAgaagagggaaagggaaagggagcGAGGTGGAAACGTGCCTCGGATGGATTGTGCGGCCGAGACCCGTATCATCCACAGACTACACCGCTATAGAGATGACGGCTTTGGATCGGCCGGGACTCTTGTCAGAGATAGCTGCGGTTCTCGCCAATCTCGGTTGCCACGTGGTCTCCTCGGTGGCTTGGACTCACAACGACCGCGCAGCTTCTATCTTCTACGTGGAGGATGTTTTGAGTGGTGGCGGGCCCATCTGTTACCCGGAACGTCTCTCCCACGTGGAGAAGCAGCTGGATAACGTGGTTGGggcccaccaccaccaccatcagcTGCCGGAGCTTGGAAGGAGTGCGGCGGTTAGGTTGTCAACGCCCGTAGGGGGCCGAAGTCAGATGGAAAGGAGGCTGCACCAATTGATGTCTGCGATGGATCTTGGTGTATACGACTGGTGCTGTTGCTGCTCTGGAGACGGAATGACAGAGGAAGAAAGCCGCGACATCGTTAGAGGTAGTACGTCTGAGGTGTCCATAGATATAGAGAGTTGCAACGAGAGAGGTTACTCGGTGGTGAACGTGCGCAGCAAGGATCGTCCCAAGCTGCTCTTTGATACCGTTTGCACCTTGACCGACATGAAGTACGTCGTCTTCCATGCCACCGTTAGCTCCAAAGCCTCCCTCGCTGTTCAG GAGTACTATATACGTCATCTGGACGGTTGCACTTTGGATACGGAGGCCGAGAAACGTATTGTCACCCAGGGTTTGGTCGCTGCCATTGAACGGAGAGCTTCTCAT GGATTAAGGCTGGACGTGTGCACTGGAAACAGAGTGGGACTACTTTCCGACGTGACGAGGGTATTCAGGGAACATGGACTGTCAGTGGCGAGTGCAGAGATTGGTACACGTGGAGAGAGGGCAATTGGGTCTTTCCACGTCACAGATGTATCAGGAAACGAGGTGGACTCAAAGACGGTTGAATTGGTGAGAAGAGAGATCGGTGGAACCATCCTAGAGGTACAAAAAATCCCTGCCTGGCTCAGTCGTAGCTCTTcttgtagcagcagcagcagtagcgGTAGCTCTGTGGAGAAGAGGCCCAGATTCTCATTAGGCGGCCTCCTTTGGGCTAAGCTGGAACGCCTCTCCAACAACCTTGGCTCAATTAGACCCTGA
- the LOC122090735 gene encoding uncharacterized protein LOC122090735, translating into MANQLGNLVESIKSKVRALKKSKKPYVKMDKSSSVKVEIRSRRARKLIDQTLKLADRPGKKSIS; encoded by the coding sequence atggcgAATCAACTGGGGAACTTGGTAGAATCGATCAAGTCGAAGGTGAGAGCTCTGAAGAAATCCAAGAAACCATATGTAAAGATGGACAAGAGTTCCAGCGTTAAGGTCGAGATCCGAAGCAGGCGTGCCAGAAAGCTTATCGACCAGACTTTGAAACTCGCCGATCGTCCCGGAAAGAAAAGCATTTCTTAA